A genomic region of Rhipicephalus sanguineus isolate Rsan-2018 chromosome 3, BIME_Rsan_1.4, whole genome shotgun sequence contains the following coding sequences:
- the LOC119388090 gene encoding zinc finger CCHC domain-containing protein 9 translates to MLMKIKEDGNSEGEEEQPVSKVPRTGLHVDGGGSGKAKRLQWMRQEREAKGLLLLPEKVERRIYLMKKAMRKKGLPGEQIKEAVRKMRRKEELLFRRQLAKLCFKCRQPGHRVSDCPQMLQDSSEPIGICFKCGSTEHFSSACTVQTSKDNEFPYAKCFICKQQGHLSRKCPRNDKGVYPKGGHCNFCGAIDHFKKECPEMEKNKIKTSEESEVAADIVSIGQSADAENIVPLHQSIQLKKEKVVSF, encoded by the exons ATGTTGATGAAGATAAAGGAGGATGGCAACAGTGAGGGAGAGGAAGAGCAGCCTGTGTCTAAGGTCCCTAGGACAGGTCTGCACGTGGATGGTGGTGGCAGTGGCAAGGCCAAGCGATTGCAGTGGATGCGGCAGGAGCGCGAGGCCAAGGGCCTGCTGCTTCTGCCAGAAAAGGTGGAACGGCGCATCTACCTGATGAAAAAGGCGATGCGCAAGAAGGGCCTTCCCGGCGAGCAGATCAAGGAGGCTGTGCGCAAGATGCGTCGAAAGGAAGAGCTGCTGTTCCGCAGGCAGCTGGCCAAG CTATGCTTCAAGTGTCGTCAGCCCGGCCACAGAGTGTCCGACTGTCCTCAGATGCTTCAAGATTCCAGCGAACCCATTGGGATTTGCTTCAAGTGTGGATCTACGGAGCACTTCTCATCTGCATGCACAGTTCAGACAAGCAAAGACAATG AGTTCCCATATGCTAAGTGTTTCATCTGCAAGCAACAAGGGCATCTGAGTCGCAAGTGCCCGCGTAATGATAAAGGAGTGTACCCTAAAG GAGGTCACTGCAACTTCTGTGGAGCTATCGACCATTTTAAAAAGGAGTGTCCCGAGATGGAGAAGAATAAGATCAAAACCAGCGAGGAAAGCGAGGTGGCTGCCGACATTGTGAGCATCGGCCAGAGTGCCGACGCTGAGAACATTGTGCCCTTACACCAGAGCATCCAGCTAAAGAAGGAGAAGGTGGTTAGCTTCTGA